Below is a window of Candidatus Viadribacter manganicus DNA.
TTCGCGGGCACGCGCGCGATTACGATCAATGGCGCCAGATGGGCCTCTCCGGTTGGGGCTATGCCGACGTGCTGCCGTACTTCAAACGCGCGCAGCATCACGAAGATGGCGCCGACGCATGGAACGGCGAAGCAGGTCCGCTTTGGGTGTCGCGTGGTCCGCCAGGCCATCCGATCTACAAGGCGTTCATCCAAGCCGGCGCGCAGGCCGGTTACCCGGTGACGCGCGACTTCAACGGCCATCAGCAAGAAGGCGTCGGCCCCTATCACCTCACCATTCGCGATGGTGAACGCTGGAGCGCATCAGCCGCCTATTTGCGTCCAATCATAGAGCGGCCAAATCTCAAGGTGATCTCGGGCGCGTATGCGCATCGAATTCTCATCGAGAACAAGAAAGCGCTGGGCGTCGAATTCTCGGCGGGGCCTGGCAAGCTGGCGCAGAACGTCTACGCCAAGCGCGAAGTGCTGGTGTGCGGCGGCGCGTTCCAGTCGCCGCAATTGTTGCAGCTCTCGGGGATCGGTCCTGGTGCGGAACTGCAGAAGCACGGCATTAACGTCGTGCACGATGCTCCCGACGTCGGCCGCAACCTGCAAGACCACCTCGACGTCTGCGTCATCTTCGAGATGACGAAACCGCTTTCGATGTACTCGCTGACCAAGGGCTTGAAGCAGCCGATGATCGGTATCGAGTATATGCTGACCAAGCAGGGTCTTGGCCGCACGAATCATTTGCACGCGGGCGCCTTCTTGAAAACGCGCGGCGAACTGGATCGTCCTGACATTCAGATCCACCTTGTCAACGCGCAGATGCGCGATCATGCGCGGGTCAAGCCCGATCGGGATGCGTTCACGCTGCATGCCTGCCAGCTGCGCCCTGAAAGCAAGGGTACGGTCACGCTGACTTCGACGAACCCCTTCGACACGCCCGCGATCGATCCGCGCTATCTCGCGGAAGAGAATGATCGACGCACGATGAGGGATTCGGTGCGCATCGTTCGCGACATCGTCAAACAGCATGCGCTCGATCTCTATCGCGGTCCGGAGTTTGCGCCAGGCGAGCACATCCGTACCGATAGCGAGATCGATGCTTGGATCCGTCAAACCGGCGAGACGATCTACCACCCGGTTGGCACTGTTCGCATGGGCGCCGATGCGAAAGCGCCTCTGGATGAACAGCTCCGCGTCCGCGGCGTCGAGAATCTGCGGGTGATCGACGCTTCGGTGATGCCGACTTTGATTGGCGGCAACACCAATGCGCCGACGATAATGATCGCGGAGAAGATCTCCGACGCTCTACGCGGCAAATCGTTCCTACCACCGCAGGATGCGCCGATCGCTGAAGACGAGCGGGTGGCGGTTTGAGCCGATTGGCGCGGCCGGTCGCGGCGATTGGCGCGCTGATCGGGCTTTTCGGTCTCGTGCTGCAATACTGGCTGCTTTACGCCGACATGTCGGCGCAGGGCGCGTCAGTGTTTGAGATCACGTGGCGCTATTTCGTTTGGTTCACGCTGCTCACCAACACGTTTGTGACGTTGGTGATGGCGCGGGCCGCGCTCAAGCCTGAGAGCCTTGCAGGTTTGAACGCGCCGCGCATCGAGTTGATGGCGGTCACGTCGATCCTCTTCGTTTGTATCGTCTACAACCTTCTGCTTGCGTCGCGTTGGGATCCGCAGGGCTGGCAAAAGGTGGCCGACGTTATCGTTCACGACATCGTGCCAGTCACGTTTGTGCTGTTCTGGCTAGTGCGACCGCATGGGACGCTGACTTTGCGGCATGCTGCCTTCGCGGCGCTTTGGCCATTGGCTTATGCAGTTTACGGACTGACGCGCGGCCTATTCGATAATTTCTATCCCTACTTCTTCATGGACCCGACGACGCTAAGTTACGGACAGATAGCATTGAATCTTGTCGGGTTGGTGGTTGCGTTTGGCCTTGGCGCATTGTTGCTGCTTGGCATCAGTCGCGTGCTGGGTTCACGTAAGCCGTAGAAACGCCACAGAAGCGGATCACCCAAACGGCGCCTCATCAGGAGCCGATCATGCGTGTCGCGTTGTTAGCCGCCGCCTTCCTCGCTGCTTCGTTTTCCTCCGCCTTCGCTCAAGACGACATGGACAGAGCCGAGCGCGAATTGCGCGACGCCATGGCGCCGGCTGCATCGCAAGGCGCAGTTGTGGAGCGGGTTTCGCCTGATGAAGTCCGGGTGCGGATGCCGTCCGACATCACCTTCGATTTCAATCGTGCTGATGTGAAGTACGAGTTCATGCCGCGAATTTCAGATTTGGCGCATACGCTCAATCGTTATCCGGCAATGAGCGTGAGCATTGTGGGCCACGCTGATGCGATCGGCTCGGATGAGTATAACCGCCGGCTCTCGGAATGGCGCGCTTGGTCGGTGAGCGAGGTGCTCGCACAATTTGGGGTGCAGCAGGGCCGCATGCGCACGAGCGGCATGGGTGAGATGGCGCCGATCGCCTCGAACGCGGACGAATGGGGCCGCGCGCGCAATCGCCGGGTGGAGATCAGCGTTCGCCGCGAGCCCGTCTATCGAGATAAATAGGGGCTAAGCGCGTTGGCGCTTGCGCTTTACTGATGCGCCTTTGGGTTGGTGTCGTAGGCGCCGCTTGCGCTCGGCCAGCATGGTGTTGAGCTTGGCTTCAAGCGAAGCAGCATCACAGATGGGTTTGCAGTCGGGAAGACGCGCAACGAACGCCGCTGCCGCCTGCGCTTTGCCTTGCAAGTGAGCCGGTCAGGACCGCCTCGATGGACGGTCGGTGACGGCGCACCCATTGGGCCAGCACAAAGCCACTACCTTCGCCAGCGAGCTGCGTGTCGCTCATCAACACATCGACCTCAGGGCCTGCGAGGAGGATCGCTTTTGCATCGTCGCCGTTGACCGCCTCGATGACGGTGACGGAGCATGCGCGCAAATGTTCCCCGATCGCGAAGCGCACGAGCACATCCGCTTCAACCAATAGAATGGCGATTTTCTTCGGTGATCTTCTGGCAGCCATGAGTTCCTTCGTGCTTGCGGGGATCGCACGAGGTAAAACGGCTCGGGAAATTGATGGGTTCCGCAGACTACCGTAACAAGGACAAGGCGCGGTAGAAGCGCGGCGGAGATGTGTCGAACGCCGGGAACTTAGGCGAGTCACAGACATTATGGTGCAGGGGCCAAGAACAAGATGAGTCCGGCGGAAGACCTAATGCCCGATTTTCAAGCCGACGCTGAGCCGCTCGTGCTTGTCGTCGAGGACGAGGTGCTCATCCGTATCGCGGCTGCCGATCATCTGCGTCATTGCGGGTTCAAGGTCGCTGAGGCGAGCAACGCGATCGAGGCGCGGGAACTTATTCTCGCAGGCC
It encodes the following:
- a CDS encoding choline dehydrogenase, yielding MADTGDRFDYVIVGAGSAGCVLANRLSEDPNVTVAVLEAGGKNESLLVKMPAGVGNLIAQKGVSNWGFETTPQQFMDGRKLYQPRGRGWGGSSAINGMIYIRGHARDYDQWRQMGLSGWGYADVLPYFKRAQHHEDGADAWNGEAGPLWVSRGPPGHPIYKAFIQAGAQAGYPVTRDFNGHQQEGVGPYHLTIRDGERWSASAAYLRPIIERPNLKVISGAYAHRILIENKKALGVEFSAGPGKLAQNVYAKREVLVCGGAFQSPQLLQLSGIGPGAELQKHGINVVHDAPDVGRNLQDHLDVCVIFEMTKPLSMYSLTKGLKQPMIGIEYMLTKQGLGRTNHLHAGAFLKTRGELDRPDIQIHLVNAQMRDHARVKPDRDAFTLHACQLRPESKGTVTLTSTNPFDTPAIDPRYLAEENDRRTMRDSVRIVRDIVKQHALDLYRGPEFAPGEHIRTDSEIDAWIRQTGETIYHPVGTVRMGADAKAPLDEQLRVRGVENLRVIDASVMPTLIGGNTNAPTIMIAEKISDALRGKSFLPPQDAPIAEDERVAV
- a CDS encoding Pr6Pr family membrane protein; protein product: MSRLARPVAAIGALIGLFGLVLQYWLLYADMSAQGASVFEITWRYFVWFTLLTNTFVTLVMARAALKPESLAGLNAPRIELMAVTSILFVCIVYNLLLASRWDPQGWQKVADVIVHDIVPVTFVLFWLVRPHGTLTLRHAAFAALWPLAYAVYGLTRGLFDNFYPYFFMDPTTLSYGQIALNLVGLVVAFGLGALLLLGISRVLGSRKP
- a CDS encoding OmpA family protein → MRVALLAAAFLAASFSSAFAQDDMDRAERELRDAMAPAASQGAVVERVSPDEVRVRMPSDITFDFNRADVKYEFMPRISDLAHTLNRYPAMSVSIVGHADAIGSDEYNRRLSEWRAWSVSEVLAQFGVQQGRMRTSGMGEMAPIASNADEWGRARNRRVEISVRREPVYRDK
- a CDS encoding response regulator, translating into MAARRSPKKIAILLVEADVLVRFAIGEHLRACSVTVIEAVNGDDAKAILLAGPEVDVLMSDTQLAGEGSGFVLAQWVRRHRPSIEAVLTGSLARQSAGGSGVRCASSRLQTHL